The following proteins come from a genomic window of Salvia hispanica cultivar TCC Black 2014 chromosome 4, UniMelb_Shisp_WGS_1.0, whole genome shotgun sequence:
- the LOC125223553 gene encoding uncharacterized protein At1g01500: MGSSYEFHSNGNGSDQGLQIIRHPLYQSGGRFSLHWFDARVFYVRISNFLVDDATPECLTLNHIPASMDSVLEVNGVRCSMESQGISSILRRDRVDKKSEEATFVSTDCIRFTGSVRFEVFDKEDLVIAGVLEMSSSNGVVGDSANAARKWCMNCEPVISAGTGFLKGKQITGSESSSPTIEVYVAGTSSGTPVILTKSVQLNNRKKHRKGVLHSIPECDASGSHEDLASEHDLQLADYNRYKPESDQEYDLYWRPADYIEGEDGELSWFNAGVRVGVGIGLGVCLGVGIGVGLLVRTYQTTARTFKRRLL; encoded by the exons ATGGGGAGTTCTTATGAATTTCATAGCAATGGTAATGGGAGTGATCAAGGCCTGCAGATTATCAGGCACCCTTTGTACCAATCCGGTGGCCGGTTTTCATTGCATTGGTTCGATGCGAGAGTGTTCTATGTTAGAATCAGCAATTTCTTGGTTGATGATGCCACCCCGGAATGCCTAACCCTCAACCACATCCCTGCTTCCATGGACTCTGTCCTTGAGGTTAATGGAGTAAGATGCTCGATGGAATCACAAGGGATCTCATCTATTCTTAGGCGCGACAGGGTTGATAAGAAATCAGAAGAGGCCACATTTGTCAGTACAGATTGTATAAGGTTTACTGGAAGTGTGAGATTCGAGGTTTTTGATAAGGAGGATCTTGTGATCGCCGGGGTTTTGGAAATGTCGAGTAGCAATGGAGTTGTTGGGGATTCAGCGAATGCAGCTAGAAAGTGGTGTATGAATTGTGAACCTGTGATCAGTGCTGGAACTGGATTTCTGAAAGGGAAGCAAATAACGGGCTCTGAGTCTTCGTCTCCTACGATTGAAGTTTACGTGGCAGGTACCTCCTCAGGAACCCCAGTCATTTTAACCAAGAGCGTGCAGCTTAATAACCGAAAGAAACACAGAAAGGGTGTCTTGCATTCAATCCCTGAGTGTGATGCTTCTGGATCTCATGAGGATCTTGCATCCGAGCACGATCTGCAG CTGGCAGATTACAACCGATATAAACCAGAAAGCGACCAAGAATACGACTTGTACTGGAGACCGGCTGACTATATTGAAGGTGAAGACGGAGAGCTATCTTGGTTCAATGCAGGGGTCCGAGTAGGTGTAGGAATCGGGCTTGGGGTGTGCCTTGGAGTCGGGATTGGGGTTGGGTTACTGGTTCGTACTTACCAGACGACTGCCCGGACCTTCAAGAGGCGGCTTTTATAG